The sequence gagcgGCAGCAGAAAACCTTCGTCTGCCTTCAGGCCTCATGAGACCGTTTGTGACCGCCATCCTGACCagagtgcattgtgggagatcTAGAGTGAAGTACAGAGGGCCTGATTTTAACTTATCGCTGCTCTTTACTTCACCGTGTTTGTCTAAAACTCGGGGGACATCTTTAAAATAGTCCATaatttgtaattaaaaaaaagatcttgtCCGATGTGTAAAAGTAAGTaattaaagtttatttatttttcacagacAAAGTCACAAAATGCTGTACAGGAGTCGAACAAATGAATTAACACAAAGTGACCGTAACATCACATAACACCAAAACAttacaacaggtaaacacaccaataaaaacaatacaatattaaaGTGACAGTTAAAATAGAGTTCACCGCCTCATATTGTCAAAATAACGTCGGCCATTTCAAAATATATTAAGTCGTGTCAAGATTGCGGAATATATTTATAACCCGATATCGCGCATATTGCCTCAATGGGCTCTAAAggccgcagcagcagctccggacCAAGCCCCGAGAATATATGAACCGGGTCTCCGAGAGGGCAAACTCCCCAAATGGGAactgggtcaaaggtcactgctgGCCAGTGCTGAGGTAGGAATGTCAAACACGTtattctctctcgctctgagTGGATTTAAAACCTTTAGTTTAGTACGACACGTTTAGACGTGTTATCTTTTATCATGTCGAGTGGCTTCACGTGCGGCTCCTTGGAGGCATTCCACCTCCAAAATGGATCCAGAGGCCCGCTTTGCTGTCGGAGGGTGCTGGTCCaatctggaccagcaggagccGAGAGGGCCCAGAGAGGGTGGAGGTGCTTTTATTGTTGCGGCTCCTTTTGCTTTGGGAACAGCTTCCTGTCGCGACTCGATCGCTGACCGTGTCCCGCGgttgtgatttattattattattatcttgacGTACTTGTGCAAAATGATCTGCGACTTTAAATCACAgcgtcataaaaaaaaaaagaagaaacaaaaataaaaaactgccATCACATCACAGACCTTTAAATCCAAGTAAAAAGatatgttattattaatttagtttatttctgTAAGGGACATTTTCAAATATTATGGTTTTGAAAGGCCCCTATTCTAAGATGTATCCGATgtgcgatatatatatatatatatatatatatatatatatatatatatatatatatatatctcacagGCACAAGCAAACAGCAGAAACCTGGGTGGTCGttcaccaaaataaaataaagaaataaaacaaaccaaatattTATATAACCAAACATCTTCAAGATGTCTAATTGACATCAGCCTCAGATTTACTTGCATGTGGCTCATAATAATCATTTCccaaccaaaaaaataaatacaagaaaacCTCATTTTAAAGCTCATTTCACTCGTCTCAGTTATTACAGAATTCCATTTTCAGGATTATGTGATTTTTGGCATCAAATGTGTGATAttctacactatatatactatgtataatatgtatacTCTGCAGACAGCAGTAGTGGGATAACAAGTGGgcctacatttatttgacatgtaTTTGACTGCAGCAGTATAATTGGTTGAGCGACAGCAggttatataaagtagtaattCATATTACCTCCACCTTTAACAGCTGCAAAATTAAAGGGATGTACTATAATCCAATAATAGAACATGGTTCTGAAATGGGCTAATCTGCATtatgaatacttttacttttgatacttttagTATATTTGGATCATGTATTTGGCCCACATACAAACCCCCCTTTGCGGTGTGcaactgccccctgctggcaggtgtgaattttatattatattacttaaaaaaaaataaaaaataggaaACCATTAAGTAGTAATAGGTTACATCTTCTCTGTGTGATGTGTGCACTTAGCAGGCAGTGCAGTGCAGTGTGACTCAAACCTGCTGCAAGCCGGTGGTTGTTGAAGACTTTGTCAAATTGACCTGCAAAAATAGGTTGGTGGGCatctatttacacacacacacacacacatatatacatatatatatatatatatatatatatatatatatatatatatatatatatatattatatttgttgtgcacctgtgtgaactgggatgtgatgacttgagtcttggttttggtttttactcatttttttattgtctgtcactgttttatgttgtatgtctgaaactttgttaaatgtgtcttggccaggacactcttgtaaaggagatttttaatatcaatgaggcttttcctggttaaatacatttaaataaataaaatataaaataacataaataaatccaGGACATGAAgacttttaagaccataaaataCACCTGAAAATACACGATTCATTTTATTCGTGTGCACTCATAAGAGCAACATACCTTCTTCACTTAAGATGATATTCTTTCTGCACTGTGTACATTCCCACGTGACCTTTCACCGTGTTCCTCTTATTACatattatgtttatgttcttATGTGGCGGAAAAAAGTGCTTTAGTCAAATAATTGATATTTCCtaatttacccccccccccccaaaaaaaagaaagaaggtaaaAATTGGGCCTTAATTTATTCCAGGTGTTTACTTGGACTCTGACGTCACGTCAGCGCCGCGTGTGCATGGCAACCACAGCGCCGCCAGCCGTGTTGACTCCGCTTGGGCGAACAACTGGACCGGCTAACGGGCTCACGgcctctttccttttctttattcttctctttctcttttttcgcCCCAACGCAACTTCGATGAAGCCGAGGAAGAGCCCCGTCCTGCTGCTGTGGATGCTCGTCTTCTCCGGCGGCGTCACGGAGGCGATCGAGCCCATTAGCACCAGCATCGCGGTGGGCATGGCCGCGGCTCTCACCGGGTTCTTAGCCAGCTACCAGAACATCTTCTACTACTTCCACGAGTGCTGTCGACCCGAGTGGATTTATTTCAACAGGACAGGTAACGCCCTCGCGGTTAACTAACGGACGTTAAAGTTAGCTAGTTAACGGTTTAACGTTCTAGTTAGCTTAGCTAGTTAACGGTCCAACGTTGTAGTTAGCTTAGCTAGTTAACGGTTCAACGTTGTAGTTAGCGCAGCTAGTTAACGGTTCAACGTTGTAGTTAGCGCAGCTAGTTAACGGTTCAACGTTGTAGTTAGCGCAGCTAGTTAACGGTTCAACGTTGTAGTTAGCGTAGCTAGTTAACGGTTCAACGTTGTAGTTAGCGTAGCTAGTTAACGGTTCAACGTTGTAGTTAGCGTAGCTAGTTAACAGTTCAACGTCAGCCGCACGcgaggtaacgttagctagacGAGTGCCTGCATTGCACACGCGTATAAACAGCCAGttgtaatgcttttattttgtatattttattttgttgttgtccgTTCAAACTTGACCAACATTTCAATGTATGTTGTGTTGAACATAGCTCGTCCGTCGCGTGTTTATGACGTATGCGGAAGTCCGCCGTTGCAAGCTAGCTCGTTCGGCGCAGATCGGCGGCGCGGTGGCGTTATGGTcgtattttttaataaaaccgTAAACTACTACCGGGGGAAATTAGACCGATTCGACGATGAACGCGACGcgcttgtttttgttgctgcatGTTTTCCTGTCGGCCGCCGTGCTCGTGCACGCGTTTGATCCGATCACGACGACGACGGTGATCGGCATCGGCTTGGCGTCTCTGGGCCGGACGATCTACAAGTATTTACACGAGAGTTGCGGTCCGAACTGGATCGCCTTCAACGCGACAGGTGACGACGTGCAGCCCCGTAGATcaccgtgtgtgtatgtgtgtgttaacgGGACACTGTTGAGTGACATGTTGACCTCTCCTTTAGAAACGGCCGTTCAGACCGATATCTGTAGACGTTCCGGTACGAGTGACCTGACGTGCACTCGATGGACTTCCTGGagtacattttgatttaaagtTACTGTCAGGAACTTTTTAACAGGTCGTGAAACTCTCAATTTAATAACGACGTGACCTACTTTTGGAAACAAGAACAAGACGattgtttgtttcttgttgGTTCTTCTCACTGCTTGTCAACAACGACATGGCGCTGCTGGAGGCCTCGGACTGTAGGGAAGGGGGTCCCGGGAGGACCGGAACAAGGACTTTTCTAGGGGGCACTTTTGAGCTTGGAAGCTCTGCTGCGTTTCTCCACATCGACTGTCACCATTCAAGTTCCTCTAGTAGCTTTAAGTGTCATGCCTTTTTGATTAGTTGGTCAGGATGTGTTGCGTCCTGTGCATTGCTCTCCCAATAGTTGTTTGCATTGTTCGATACGCTTCCAGGTGTTTGCAGCCACTGATCCTTGTTGTCTTGGTTGCCGTGCGCCCTCCAGGTCTCCAGGTGGACCTGGAAGCCAAGCTGTTTGGACAGCACATCGCGTCACGCATCATCCTGAAAGCCGTGACCGGATTCATGGCCAACGACAACCCGAAGAAGCCTCTGGTGCTCTCTCTGCACGGGTGGACCGGCACCGGGAAGAACTTCGTTAGTCACATGATCGCcaacaacatttacaaagaGGGAATGGACAGCAGCTTCGTTCACATGTTCACAGCTGAATTTCACTTCCCACATTTGAGTCAAATCGACACCTACAAGGTGGGACGATGAATCCAGATCAGATATAATCCAGTTACATGTTTAGGTGTATATGAACatgcttctgtctctcctcaggCTCAGCTACAGCAGTGGATCAAAGGCAATGTCTCCAACTGTGCACAATCCATGTTCATCTTTGATGAGATGGACAAGATGCATCCTGGCTTGATTGACAGCATAAAGCCGTACCTGGAATACTACGAAAGTCTGGATGGAGTTTCCTATCGGAAagccatcttcatcttcctcaggTGAAAAGAGGAAAGCCTTCCAGTCGAANNNNNNNNNNNNNNNNNNNNNNNNNNNNNNNNNNNNNNNNNNNNNNNNNNNNNNNNNNNNNNNNNNNNNNNNNNNNNNNNNNNNNNNNNNNNNNNNNNNNatttgaatgttgttttaaaacataatactataacttttcttttggtattgtaaactacgacttttttttcttgaaatacttttgacaaaaaatggaacgactatggcaatttttttgaCATGACAATTCCATTTTTTGACATTCGCTA is a genomic window of Cyclopterus lumpus isolate fCycLum1 chromosome 12, fCycLum1.pri, whole genome shotgun sequence containing:
- the LOC117740943 gene encoding torsin-1B-like isoform X1; protein product: MATTAPPAVLTPLGRTTGPANGLTASFLFFILLFLFFRPNATSMKPRKSPVLLLWMLVFSGGVTEAIEPISTSIAVGMAAALTGFLASYQNIFYYFHECCRPEWIYFNRTGLQVDLEAKLFGQHIASRIILKAVTGFMANDNPKKPLVLSLHGWTGTGKNFVSHMIANNIYKEGMDSSFVHMFTAEFHFPHLSQIDTYKAQLQQWIKGNVSNCAQSMFIFDEMDKMHPGLIDSIKPYLEYYESLDGVSYRKAIFIFLR
- the LOC117740943 gene encoding torsin-1B-like isoform X2; the encoded protein is MNATRLFLLLHVFLSAAVLVHAFDPITTTTVIGIGLASLGRTIYKYLHESCGPNWIAFNATGLQVDLEAKLFGQHIASRIILKAVTGFMANDNPKKPLVLSLHGWTGTGKNFVSHMIANNIYKEGMDSSFVHMFTAEFHFPHLSQIDTYKAQLQQWIKGNVSNCAQSMFIFDEMDKMHPGLIDSIKPYLEYYESLDGVSYRKAIFIFLR